The following is a genomic window from uncultured Fibrobacter sp..
TTTCGCCGGAAATTCTAGACCGCAAACTGCTGAGCCTTTCGAACGGCGAACTGCGCCGCGTGTTGCTTGCGCGCATGTGGATGGAAAAACCGGAATGGATTTACTTCAACGACTTGTTCGGTGGACTCGACCCGGAATTCCGTAGCCACTTGGCCGCGAGTGTGGTGGACTTGTCGAAACGCCCCGGCGTGAAACTTGCCGTGCGCCTTGCTCGCGAAGATGAACTGCTGCCGGAAATCCCTGCGTTCGTTTATGCGAATAAAACCTTTACGCAGTACGCAGGAGAACTCCCGAGTGCCGCCGCGAAACCCAAGTACACGAAGGCGGAGCTGAAGGACTACGAGATAGTGGAACTTCGTGGAAGTTCCCTGAGCTTGCCGAAGGGAACTGTAGTTGATTCAAATCAGGTGGTTCGGCAGGCTCACCAACCTGATTCGCAGTCCACTGCCGAGATTTTGTTTGACCTCAAAAACGTCAACGTCCAATTCGGGGATACGACGGTGCTCAAGAATCTCAACTGGACGGTGCGCAAAGGCGAACACTGGGCGGTGATGGGCGAGAATGGTGCCGGCAAGAGTACGCTCCTCGGGATGCTCACGGCCGACCACCCGCAAATCTACAAGAACGACATTACTTTGTTAGGAGAACGTCCGGGGCATGGCCTCAACATTTGGGACCACAAGGCGAAACTCGGGTTCTTCTCTCCTGAACTTGCGCTCCAGTATCGTGAAGACCTGGACCTTTCCGAGGTGCTTTGCACGGGCTTTACCGCTAACCTCTGCAAGGCGGAGAACACCACCTGGGAAGAACGCGCAAAGGCGAAGGAGTGGCTTGAGTACCTTGGCTTTTCGGATGTGCATGCTCGCTTCCGCAACCTTTCGCCTATCGACAAGCGAGTGGTGCTCATGGCGCGTGCCGCTATCCGCCCGCCCGAGGTGCTACTGCTCGACGAACCCACGCAGGGGCTCAAGGGCGAATACCGCGAGAAACTCTTTAACCTGCTGCAACTGCTTTCGACCGAGACGACCATCATCCTGGTGAGCCACTACGAAGAAGAATGGCCACCTTGCATGACGCATCTCTTGAGAATGCCTAAGTTTTCGTAACCACCAACCACTTCCTACTGTCTACTTCCTACTTCTAACTTCCTACTTCCAACTCCCCTATGCAACTGAACGAACAAAATATCTTAAGTGCCTTGCGTGCGGTCCAGGATCCGGACCTGCACAAGAACATCGTGGAACTGAACTTTGTCCAGAACCTGAAGATAGAGGGCGACAAGGTGAGCTTCGACCTGCGGCTCACGACTCCGGCATGCCCCATCCGTGACCAGTTCAAGGACCAGTGCATTGCCATCGTCAAGAGCCTCGGCGCAAGCGAGGTGAACGTGACGTTCACGGCGCAGGGCCGTGTAGATGGTGGCAACGCCGCAACGCAGGCTCCGAAGGTTTCCTACATCGGTGAGGTGTCGCATGTGGTCGCGGTCGCGAGCGGCAAGGGCGGCGTGGGCAAGTCGACCGTGACGGCGAACCTCGCGATGGCGCTCAGCCTCTCGGGGGCCCGAGTGGGAATCTTGGATGCCGACATCTATGGCCCGAGCATGGGGCTCATGTTCGGCATCGACCGCGCTCCCGAAGTTTTTGACGACAATACGATTGCGCCTGTCGAGGCGAAGGGCGGTATCAGCATCGTCAGCATGTGCATGTTCGCCGATTCCGACAAGGCGACCATCTGGCGCGGACCGATGGTTTCCCAAATGATACAGCACTTTATCCACCATGTGCGGTGGGGCAAGCTTGACTACCTGCTGGTGGACTTCCCTCCAGGAACGGGCGACATCCAGCTTACGCTCACGCAGAACTGCCCGATGGCCGGTGCCGTCGTGGTGACGACCCCGCAGGAGGTGGCTCTCGCCGACTGCCGCAAGGGGCTCGCGATGTTCGATTCCGTGGGCGTACCCGTGGTGGGCGTGGTCGAGAACATGAGTTACTTCATTTGCGACCAGTGCGGCAAGCACCACAACATCTTCCGCGAAGGCGGTGGCGAACGCATCGCGAAGAGCTGGGGCGTGCCATTGATTGCAAAGGTGCCGCTGGAACCTGCGGTGGCGGGCTGTGGCGACGAAGGAACCCCTGCGGTGCTCCGCTACCCGAACTCCGAATCGGCGAAGGCGTTCATGCAGGCGGCCGATGCTACGGTACGCACGCTCTCGATGTTCGCATCCGAAGGTGACGGTGTGCTCAAGAGCTTCAACTACGAGTTTGAACAACTTCCGGTGGAGGACGCATGATTCAGCCCAAGAAGATTTTCAGGACGAAGGACGGGAAACTCGGCTTTGAATGGAGCGACGGGACTCGCGGTGCATGCGGCATTCGCGAACTTCGCCTTGCATGCCCCTGTGCGCTGTGCGTCGATGAGCATACGGGAGAAAAACTTTTGGACGATTCCACAGTTCCTGCGGACATAAAACTTACAAGGATTCAATCCATCGGTCGGTATGCTGCGGGACTATCCTTTAGCGATGGTCACAATTCGGGAATTTACCCTTACGATAAACTGTTCAATTTGACGAAACGGGAGTAAAAAACCATATTTGTTTGACCGACGGTTTTTTGCCCGAGGGATTGATAGGTGTGTATTCCATGAGTGATTTTAACGAAGCG
Proteins encoded in this region:
- a CDS encoding ATP-binding cassette domain-containing protein is translated as MEFKRFEALIEMFPQVQIFSTEGEDLDRVITHFLNQQKNVSTMSEAMQRKIQHALAPFFQQRFISLHDEEAPLVRHLLLKKKFFLQTDRYIDDMAWPETDPEKLDEALSIAELSPEILDRKLLSLSNGELRRVLLARMWMEKPEWIYFNDLFGGLDPEFRSHLAASVVDLSKRPGVKLAVRLAREDELLPEIPAFVYANKTFTQYAGELPSAAAKPKYTKAELKDYEIVELRGSSLSLPKGTVVDSNQVVRQAHQPDSQSTAEILFDLKNVNVQFGDTTVLKNLNWTVRKGEHWAVMGENGAGKSTLLGMLTADHPQIYKNDITLLGERPGHGLNIWDHKAKLGFFSPELALQYREDLDLSEVLCTGFTANLCKAENTTWEERAKAKEWLEYLGFSDVHARFRNLSPIDKRVVLMARAAIRPPEVLLLDEPTQGLKGEYREKLFNLLQLLSTETTIILVSHYEEEWPPCMTHLLRMPKFS
- a CDS encoding Mrp/NBP35 family ATP-binding protein, with protein sequence MQLNEQNILSALRAVQDPDLHKNIVELNFVQNLKIEGDKVSFDLRLTTPACPIRDQFKDQCIAIVKSLGASEVNVTFTAQGRVDGGNAATQAPKVSYIGEVSHVVAVASGKGGVGKSTVTANLAMALSLSGARVGILDADIYGPSMGLMFGIDRAPEVFDDNTIAPVEAKGGISIVSMCMFADSDKATIWRGPMVSQMIQHFIHHVRWGKLDYLLVDFPPGTGDIQLTLTQNCPMAGAVVVTTPQEVALADCRKGLAMFDSVGVPVVGVVENMSYFICDQCGKHHNIFREGGGERIAKSWGVPLIAKVPLEPAVAGCGDEGTPAVLRYPNSESAKAFMQAADATVRTLSMFASEGDGVLKSFNYEFEQLPVEDA
- a CDS encoding DUF971 domain-containing protein, which encodes MIQPKKIFRTKDGKLGFEWSDGTRGACGIRELRLACPCALCVDEHTGEKLLDDSTVPADIKLTRIQSIGRYAAGLSFSDGHNSGIYPYDKLFNLTKRE